A single Triticum dicoccoides isolate Atlit2015 ecotype Zavitan chromosome 2A, WEW_v2.0, whole genome shotgun sequence DNA region contains:
- the LOC119352507 gene encoding benzoate--CoA ligase, peroxisomal-like encodes MDKLPKRPANYVPLSPVGFLPRASAVYGDRTSVVYGRLKFTWSQTHERCRRLAAALVSLGVRKNDVVSVLAPNVPATYEMHFAVPMAAAVLNNINTRLDAKAAAVILRHAQAKVLLVDYEYVRLAHDALQIVADAGAPVPLVAVIDDIERPTGVRLGLFKLEYEALVSNGDPAAELPLLADEWDAVALNYTSGTTSAPKGVVYSHRGAYLNTMGQLLSWGVGNEPVYLWTLPMFHCNGWALTWGMAARGGVNVCIRQNRAADVYRAISDYGVTHMCCAPVVFNILLEGEARRLAAPVHVLTGGAPPTAALLDRVERIGFKVTHSYGLTEATGPAMACEWRHQWDLLPLPERSRLKARQGVSVLSLADASVVDSNTMGSVPRDGNSLGEIVLRGSSLMKGYLDNPEANEKAFKGGWFMTGDVGVVHPDGYIEIKDRSKDVIISGGENICSKELEEVLLQHPAVADAAVVAMPHPHWGETPCAFLVAKDKAAEVCKDEVIAFCRERMSRFMVPRKVVVTDALPRNALGKIEKVKLRDAAQKSAVSRL; translated from the coding sequence ATGGACAAGCTTCCGAAGCGCCCGGCTAACTACGTGCCACTTAGCCCGGTCGGGTTCCTTCCGCGCGCCAGTGCAGTATACGGCGACCGCACGTCGGTCGTCTACGGGCGTCTCAAGTTCACATGGAGCCAGACGCAcgagcgctgccgccgcctcgccgccgccctcgtCTCCCTCGGCGTCCGCAAGAACGACGTGGTTTCCGTCCTCGCGCCCAACGTGCCGGCAACGTACGAGATGCACTTCGCCGTGCCCATGGCTGCGGCCGTGCTCAACAACATCAACACGCGCCTGGACGCCAAGGCGGCGGCGGTCATCCTGAGGCACGCCCAGGCTAAGGTCTTGTTGGTCGACTACGAGTACGTGCGCCTCGCTCATGACGCGCTCCAGATCGTTGCCGATGCCGGCGCCCCCGTCCCTCTGGTCGCCGTCATCGACGATATCGAAAGGCCCACTGGCGTCCGGCTTGGCCTCTTCAAGCTCGAGTATGAGGCGCTGGTCAGCAACGGCGACCCGGCGGCGGAGCTGCCCTTGCTCGCAGACGAGTGGGATGCGGTCGCGCTCAACTACACCTCGGGCACCACGTCGGCACCGAAGGGCGTGGTGTACAGCCACCGTGGCGCGTACCTGAACACCATGGGCCAGCTGCTGTCGTGGGGGGTGGGCAACGAGCCCGTGTACCTCTGGACGCTCCCCATGTTCCACTGCAACGGGTGGGCACTCACGTGGGGaatggcggcgcgcggcggcgtcaACGTCTGCATTCGCCAGAACCGCGCCGCCGACGTCTACCGTGCCATCTCCGACTACGGCGTCACCCACATGTGCTGCGCGCCCGTGGTATTCAATATCCTCCTGGAAGGCGAGGCCCGGCGGCTCGCCGCTCCGGTCCACGTCCTCACGGGCGGCGCCCCGCCGACGGCCGCCCTGCTGGACCGCGTCGAGCGGATCGGTTTCAAGGTGACGCACTCCTATGGACTCACGGAGGCCACAGGCCCCGCTATGGCCTGCGAGTGGCGCCACCAGTGGGACCTCCTGCCGCTCCCGGAGCGCTCACGCCTCAAGGCCAGGCAGGGGGTGAGCGTCCTGTCTCTCGCCGATGCCAGCGTCGTCGACAGCAACACCATGGGTAGCGTGCCGCGGGATGGCAATTCATTGGGTGAGATCGTGCTCCGCGGCAGCAGCCTCATGAAGGGGTACCTTGACAACCCGGAGGCTAATGAGAAGGCCTTCAAGGGCGGGTGGTTCATGACAGGCGACGTCGGCGTCGTGCACCCCGACGGGTACATCGAGATAAAGGACAGGTCAAAGGACGTGATCATCAGCGGCGGCGAGAACATCTGCAGCAAGGAGCTGGAGGAGGTGCTGCTCCAGCACCCGGCTGTGGCCGACGCGGCGGTGGTTGCCATGCCTCACCCGCACTGGGGCGAGACACCATGCGCGTTCCTCGTGGCAAAAGACAAGGCTgctgaggtatgcaaggatgaagtGATTGCCTTCTGCCGCGAGCGCATGTCGCGCTTCATGGTTCCCAGGAAGGTGGTCGTCACTGACGCCCTTCCGAGGAACGCGCTGGGAAAGATTGAGAAGGTGAAGCTACGGGATGCGGCCCAGAAATCGGCCGTGTCAAGGCTGTAG
- the LOC119357271 gene encoding pathogenesis-related thaumatin-like protein 3.5 — MGRSPGPRRGSALLLPLFLICFFSGAMRHVESAREFTLINQCKTEVWPAVTPGESFGGGGYALRAGDSVVFTAPVGWSGRVWGRTGCTFDSAGNGTCETGGCGTSLQCESASGAAPATLAEFTLAATDYYDVSLVDGFNLPVVVTPTPTSANWTGCAPAGCDGDLRRGCPSELAVKGDGGKVVACRSACDVFGTDQYCCRGQYANPVACQPTFYSKKFKAACPAAYSYAYDDPSSIFTCAQSPDYTITFCSSNMKQSVCSYRDSRLVCSGSGRSTSSPLMLVMLLLLCSFLSLQFASPV, encoded by the exons ATGGGTAGGTccccagggccgaggaggggaagtGCCCTGCTTCTGCCTctgtttctcatctgcttcttctcag GGGCAATGAGGCACGTGGAGTCGGCCCGGGAGTTCACGCTCATCAACCAGTGCAAGACGGAGGTGTGGCCGGCGGTGACGCCGGGCGAGAGCTTCGGGGGCGGCGGGTACGCGCTCCGCGCTGGCGATTCGGTGGTGTTCACCGCCCCCGTGGGGTGGTCGGGCCGCGTGTGGGGCCGCACCGGCTGCACCTTCGACTCGGCCGGCAACGGCACGTGCGAGACGGGCGGGTGCGGCACGTCGCTGCAGTGCGAATCGGCGTCGGGGGCCGCTCCGGCGACGCTGGCGGAGTTCACGCTGGCGGCGACTGACTACTACGACGTGAGCCTGGTGGACGGCTTCAACCTCCCCGTGGTGGTGACCCCGACCCCCACAAGCGCCAACTGGACGGGCTGCGCGCCGGCGGGGTGCGACGGCGACCTGCGCCGCGGCTGCCCATCGGAGCTGGCCGTGAAGGGAGATGGCGGGAAGGTGGTGGCGTGCCGGAGCGCGTGTGACGTGTTCGGGACCGACCAGTACTGCTGCCGCGGGCAGTACGCCAACCCGGTGGCCTGCCAGCCGACCTTCTACTCGAAGAAGTTCAAGGCGGCGTGCCCAGCCGCCTACAGCTACGCCTACGACGACCCCTCCTCCATCTTCACCTGCGCCCAGTCGCCCGACTACACCATCACCTTCTGCTCCAGCAACAT GAAGCAATCGGTGTGCTCGTACCGCGACAGCCGGCTCGTCTGCAGCGGCTCCGGCAGGAGCACCTCATCTCCACTaatgcttgtgatgctgctgcttctCTGCAGCTTCCTGTCGTTGCAATTTGCATCCCCAGTGTGA
- the LOC119357272 gene encoding uncharacterized protein LOC119357272: MAASDEQPQKDEHDMKDEQQAEKDEKQAEKEYADFEARVKRTIYIDHLSPLVTSQVIKASLAQCANVVNTEFIENYTIQYEIPAAALVEVDNVSQAQAAVDLMNNFPFMIGGMPRPVRAVFAKPEMFPDRPRKPGLKIEFSWVKQGDPGYDGMNKLKGLMRRQEAENMALIKNQLEEEKELAAQQQETLGASSTKYDMLENLVNNGEITKLAQHYKVKLGED, from the exons ATGGCGGCATCTGACGAACAGCCTCAGAAGGACGAACATGATATGAAGGACGAACAACAGGCTGAGAAGGACGAAAAACAGGCTGAGAAGGAGTACGCTGATTTCGAGGCGAGGGTCAAGAGGACGATATACATCGACCACCTCTCCCCTCTGGTCACCAGCCAGGTTATCAAGGCGTCTCTCGCCCAGTGCGCCAACGTCGTCAACACGGAGTTCATCGAGAACTACACGATCCAGTACGAGATCCCCGCCGCTGCGTTGGTGGAGGTGGACAACGTGTCGCAGGCCCAGGCTGCTGTGGACCTGATGAACAACTTCCCTTTCATGATCGGCGGGATGCCCAGGCCTGTGAGGGCTGTCTTTGCAAAGCCCGAGATGTTTCCGGACCGCCCTAGGAAGCCTGGCTTGAAGATTGAGTTCAGCTGGGTAAAGCAAGGAGATCCGGGGTATGATGGGATGAATAAGCTCAAGGGCCTTATGAGGAGGCAAGAAGCAGAAAATATGGCACTCATCAAG AATCAATTGGAAGAGGAGAAGGAGCTGGCGGCGCAGCAGCAGGAAACCCTGGGAGCAAGCAGCACCAAGTACGACATGCTCGAGAACCTCGTGAACAACGGGGAAATCACTAAACTCGCTCAGCATTATAAGGTCAAGCTGGGAGAAGACTGA